A single Asterias rubens chromosome 13, eAstRub1.3, whole genome shotgun sequence DNA region contains:
- the LOC117298431 gene encoding cullin-3-like has protein sequence MSLTKGTKKDTKMRIRAFPTNMDDKYVDNIWALLKNAIQEIQRKNNSGLSFEELYRNAYTMVLHKHGERLYTGLRDVVTEHLVEKVRADVLTSLNNNFLQTLNAAWNDHQTAMVMIRDILMYMDRVYVQQNKVDNVYNLGLKIFRDQVVRYGNIRDHLRQTLLQLVMKERRGEVVDRSAVKNACHTLMVLGIDSRSVYEEDFEQPFLEQSAEFYQAESQKFLAENSASVYIRKVEARINEEAERAAHYLDKSTEEPIVKVLEDELISKHMKNIVDMENSGVVHMLKNNKKDDLACMYKLFIRVPKGLETMCKCVSGYLREQGKALVQEEDCGKNPIQYVQDLLELKDRFDMFLRESFNNDRKFKQTISGDFEYFLNLNAKSPEYLSLFIDDKLKKGVKGLTEQEVEAILDKSMVLFRFLQEKDVFERYYKQHLAKRLLLNKSVSDDSEKNMISKLKTECGCQFTSKLEGMFKDMTVSNTFMDEFKNHVQTAQINMYGVDLSVRVLTTGFWPTQSATPQCTIPHQARGAFEAFKRFYLTKHTGRQISLTPQLGSADLHAVFYGSKKEVGKSELKRHIIQVSTYQMCILMLFNSREQVTYEEIGQETDIPAKDLIRALQSLALGKPTQRILVKDPKCKEIENSHIFTVNDQFTSKLFRVKIQTVAAKGESEPERKETRTRVDEDRKHEIEAAIVRIMKSRKKRQHNVLVAEVTEQLKSRFLPSPVVIKKRIESLIEREYLARTTEDRKVYTYVA, from the exons atgagtttAACGAAGGGTACGAAGAAAGACACAAAGATGCGGATTCGGGCTTTCCCG ACTAACATGGATGACAAGTATGTTGACAACATCTGGGCTTTGCTGAAGAACGCTATACAGGAGATCCAACGTAAGAATAATAGTGGTCTTAGCTTTGAGGAGCTATATAGGAATGCCTACACCATGGTGCTACATAAACATGGTGAACGACTATACACAGGGCTTAGAGATGTCGTCACTGAACATCTAGTGGAAAAG GTTCGAGCTGATGTTCTGACGTCACTGAATAACAACTTCTTACAGACACTAAACGCAGCATGGAATGACCATCAGACTGCCATGGTGATGATCAGAGATATCTTGATGTACATG GACCGTGTATACGTACAGCAGAACAAAGTGGACAATGTATACAACCTGGGGCTGAAAATATTCCGTGATCAGGTGGTCCGCTACGGTAACATTCGTGACCATCTACGACAGACTCTACTTCAGCTGGTCATGAAGGAACGTAGAGGAGAAGTTGTCGacag ATCAGCAGTAAAGAATGCTTGCCATACATTGATGGTTCTTGGAATTGACTCCAGATCAGTTTATGAAGAAGACTTTGAGCAACCCTTCTTAGAACAGTCAGCTGAGTTTTATCAG GCGGAGAGCCAGAAGTTCCTTGCTGAAAACAGTGCTTCAGTTTACATCCGCAAGGTTGAGGCTCGTATTAATGAAGAGGCAGAGAGGGCAGCACACTACCTAGATAAATCAACAGAGGAACCTATTGTTAAG GTTCTAGAGGATGAGTTGATAAGCAAACACATGAAGAACATTGTTGAT ATGGAAAACTCAGGTGTAGTCCACATGctgaaaaacaacaagaaagaCG ACTTGGCGTGTATGTACAAGCTTTTCATTCGAGTCCCTAAGGGTCTGGAGACGATGTGCAAGTGTGTGAGCGGGTATCTAAGGGAGCAAGGCAAGGCATTGGTACAAGAGGAGGACTGTGGAAAGAATCCCATACAGTATGTCCAG gaCCTGCTAGAGCTGAAGGATAGATTCGACATGTTCTTGCGAGAATCGTTCAACAATGATCGCAAGTTTAAACAAACCATCTCAGGAGATTTTGAATACTTCCTCAACCTCAACGCCAAGTCCCCTGAGTACTTGTCCTTATTCATCGATGACAAGCTAAAGAAAGGCGTCAAAGGG CTAACGGAACAAGAAGTGGAAGCAATCTTGGACAAGAGCATGGTGTTGTTTAGGTTCTTACAAGAGAAGGATGTCTTTGAGCGTTACTACAAGCAACATCTTGCAAAGAGACTACTTCTTAATAAGAGTGTTTCTGATGACTCAGAGAAAAACATGATCTCAAAGCTTAAG acggAATGCGGCTGCCAGTTCACATCCAAACTAGAAGGAATGTTTAAAGACATGACTGTGTCCAACACCTTCATGGATGAGTTCAAGAATCATGTACAAACAGCTCAA ATCAACATGTATGGAGTAGATCTCAGTGTTCGAGTCCTAACTACTGGATTCTGGCCCACTCAGTCCGCCACACCACAGTGCACCATACCACACCAGGCTAGAGGAGCCTTTGAAGCCTTCAAGAGGTTCTATTTGACAAAACACACAGGGAGACAGATCTCACTAACACCACAGCTCGGCTCAGCAGATCTACATGCAGTATTTTACGGCTCAAAAAAG GAGGTTGGTAAGAGTGAACTGAAGAGACACATCATCCAAGTTTCTACATATCAGATGTGCATCCTGATGCTATTCAATTCAAGAGAACAAGTCACGTATGAG GAGATTGGCCAAGAGACGGATATCCCAGCGAAGGACCTGATACGAGCATTACAGTCACTTGCCTTAGGGAAACCCACGCAGAGAATATTAGTCAAAGATCCCAAGTGTAAAGAAATCG aaaatagTCACATTTTTACAGTCAACGATCAGTTCACCTCAAAGCTATTCAGGGTCAAGATCCAAACAG TGGCGGCTAAAGGCGAGTCTGAACCAGAGAGGAAAGAAACCAGGACGAGGGTCGATGAAGACAGGAAGCATGA GATAGAAGCAGCAATCGTTCGCATCATGAAGTCCAGGAAGAAGAGACAGCATAATGTACTAGTAGCAGAG GTTACCGAACAGCTCAAATCTAGGTTTCTACCAAGTCCAGTGGTCATCAAGAAGAGAATAGAAAGCCTTATTGAGAGGGAGTATTTAGCCAGGACGACAGAAGACAg GAAAGTCTACACATACGTAGCATGA
- the LOC117298594 gene encoding cholecystokinin receptor-like gives MAEALLILRILKTIIGVVGILDNGLVILVISRVKFMHTLTNTFICHQAVIDFIGSLLLLLQSNIPNPDPVPDTMAGQVLCRVWIGDAMLWLFFVISTFNLLGLTLERYAAIVYPLKYRTFFDRRPAIIIMILAWIIGILLKSYSFIIYNVVEGVCKFQRVSVSFIIGPLLIVLQYFLPAGVMLFCYIHTAISLKKGALRVAPVPAPIIIHVAGSEPKPPVVVNDQQESLFRARRNTFKTLVIVFAVFLICWSPSQITFFMFNCGWLQLDFTGALNVFSTFLVAANCCINPIVYSMKYKQFQRGVKCLFYGDAAIRSHISGERYGSSSNNGTAETHTGGTRSK, from the coding sequence ATGGCTGAAGCTCTACTGATTCTTCGCATACTCAAGACAATTATTGGTGTGGTAGGCATCTTAGATAATGGACTGGTCATTTTGGTGATCAGCAGAGTGAAGTTCATGCACACTCTGACTAATACCTTCATCTGTCACCAAGCTGTGATTGATTTCATCGGCTCTTTGCTCCTTCTACTACAGAGCAACATCCCCAACCCGGACCCTGTACCAGACACCATGGCGGGCCAAGTTCTATGCCGTGTGTGGATCGGAGACGCTATGCTCTGGCTCTTCTTCGTCATCTCAACATTCAACCTTCTTGGATTGACTCTTGAGAGGTATGCCGCTATCGTCTACCCGTTGAAGTACCGTACCTTCTTCGACCGTCGCCCAGCCATCATTATAATGATACTGGCTTGGATCAttggtatcttgctcaagtcCTACTCCTTCATCATATACAACGTAGTGGAGGGTGTCTGTAAATTCCAGCGTGTTTCTGTATCCTTCATCATCGGTCCCCTTCTCATTGTTCTCCAGTACTTCTTACCGGCTGGCGTGATGCTCTTCTGTTACATTCACACTGCCATCTCATTGAAGAAAGGTGCTCTACGAGTCGCCCCTGTGCCAGCCCCCATCATTATACATGTAGCCGGGTCCGAGCCGAAGCCCCCCGTGGTTGTGAACGACCAGCAGGAGTCCCTCTTCCGTGCCCGGCGAAACACCTTCAAAACCCTGGTCATCGTCTTTGCTGTATTCCTTATCTGCTGGAGTCCAAGTCAGATAACTTTCTTCATGTTCAATTGTGGATGGCTTCAGTTGGATTTCACCGGTGCATTGAATGTCTTCAGCACGTTCCTTGTTGCGGCTAACTGTTGTATCAATCCAATCGTGTACAGCATGAAGTACAAGCAGTTTCAGAGAGGAGTCAAATGCTTGTTTTACGGCGATGCGGCAATTCGTTCTCATATCTCTGGTGAGCGTTACGGATCTTCAAGCAACAACGGTACAGCTGAAACACACACCGGTGGAACTCGATCAAAATAA